The following proteins are co-located in the Myxococcus fulvus genome:
- a CDS encoding biliverdin-producing heme oxygenase yields the protein MLPAAAHAGEPSPWISSFPPRARDGIFPTVSLPQRLKTETRPHHERAESAVRLMEPGLTLDGYRRHLEALYGFHLPVEARLSEVLEEELPALHLHERRKLPWLEVDLRALGHDAASLARLPRCPEPPSLGSLPEALGGCYVLEGATLGGQLILRHLRRHFEGAHAGDFVFFRAYGDDVGSKWRGFAEVLTRAAEDTSEPDFGDRVVKGAQDTFDAFERWLRRALG from the coding sequence GTGCTCCCGGCCGCTGCCCATGCGGGCGAGCCCTCGCCGTGGATTTCGTCGTTCCCTCCACGCGCCCGTGACGGCATCTTCCCCACTGTGTCCCTGCCGCAGCGACTGAAGACGGAGACCCGCCCCCACCACGAGCGCGCCGAGTCCGCGGTGCGCCTCATGGAGCCAGGGCTGACGCTCGACGGCTACCGCCGTCACCTGGAGGCGCTGTACGGCTTCCACCTGCCGGTGGAGGCGCGCCTGTCCGAGGTGCTCGAGGAAGAGCTGCCCGCGCTGCACCTGCACGAGCGGAGGAAGCTGCCGTGGCTGGAGGTGGACCTGCGCGCGCTCGGTCATGACGCGGCGTCGCTCGCGCGGCTGCCCCGATGTCCCGAGCCGCCGTCGCTGGGCTCGCTGCCCGAGGCGCTCGGGGGCTGCTACGTGCTGGAGGGGGCCACGCTCGGCGGCCAGCTCATCCTGCGTCACCTGCGCCGCCACTTCGAAGGGGCACATGCGGGCGACTTCGTCTTCTTCCGCGCCTACGGCGACGACGTGGGCTCGAAGTGGCGCGGCTTCGCGGAGGTGCTCACGCGCGCGGCCGAGGACACGTCGGAGCCGGACTTCGGAGACCGCGTGGTGAAGGGCGCCCAGGACACCTTCGACGCCTTCGAGCGCTGGCTCCGGCGTGCCCTGGGCTGA
- a CDS encoding DEAD/DEAH box helicase, translated as MAPQISLDFAAECAAHPALASFHPVVRRWFAERLGEPTRPQIEGWPLIQAGHDVLIAAPTGSGKTLTAFLAALDSLFRLALEGGLEDRTQVLYVSPLKALGNDVQKNLLQPLEELLSRARGEGYTPRELRVQVRSGDTPASERAQMVRRPPHILITTPESLYLYLTAERARATLKGVRTVIVDEIHALARDKRGSHFTLSMERLKALTEVRPQLIGLSATQKPLDAIAGFLTGSSHRQCRKVEVGHLRPWDLTLEIPDAELSSLATHEMWGQVYDRLIALTASHRTTLIFVNTRKMAERVAHDLGERLGEGLVAAHHGSMSREIRLAAEEKLKDGRLRVMVATASLELGIDVGNVDLVVQLGTTKAISVLLQRVGRAGHHKAAISKGILFAMTRDELVECAALLNAVREGDLDRVIMPEKPLDVLAQQVVAACACEEWDERALFSLFQRAYPYRDLTWEEYQGVLEVLSEGISDRRGRAGIHLHRDRVNQRLKGRRGVRITALTNGGAIPDTFTFSVTAQPEGKVVGTLDEDFAVESSPGDVFLLGSTAWRIQRVMGSTVMVEDARGAAPNVPFWRGEAPGRTDELSLQVGRLREDLLAREDAQGFLEKELRMSPPAVDALLGYLRLGRKMLDALPSHNLIVAERFFDEAGGMQLIIHAPFGSRINRAWGLALRKRFCRSFDFELQAAATEDGILLSLGEQHSFPLSDIFDFLHPEHVEEVLVQAVLQSPLFGTRFRWVATRALALHRMMGGKRVAPNLQRARSEDLLAAVFPAQVGCQDNHGGADVELPNHPLVKQTMDDCLHEAMDVEGLREVLRRMRDGRIRLEARDVPEPSVFAHAMIHSQPYTFLDDAPAEERRVRNVALRRAMPAEDAAAFGALDATAIATVVEDAAPPMRDEDELHDLLLQWVLVRDTEVPRGLAEPLFQQGRVSWLTLPGGRFLVAAERGSAVRALFPDAVTQPPLPVLEHDRPVEREAAVLQVVRGRMENVGPVTVAELSRLCELNEDEVNAAMHQLEMQGTVLRGRFRPLEQPLAPGETPPLEWCDRRLLQRIHRMTVGRLRREIEPLSARDFMRFLFRWHHLEDVDSLRGSSGLLKAVRLLQGYEAPASAWERFLLPARMRGYTPDLLERACYGGEVAWGRLTMKEPKPVAGPRRGAPVTPEPEPAPTRSRASPTRNAPLTFALREDLEWMLVAARPHAVLADGDVWTPPDLSVAAKDVVSVLERRGACFFQDLVSRARRLPAEIEDALWELVARGLVTADAVQNLRVLQSPAHRKRQKLLQRGGPGRWSLLAPAEPKTSDEVMDSLARLFLQRYGIVWRDLVMREALAPTWRELLFVYRRMEARGEVRGGRFVAGFVGEQFALPEAVDTARAVRRQPPSGVRVQISGVDPLNLTGVVTPGPRVPALPGNVVTYIDGVPGDVNALADEAESNVREDTDDDEVAQAS; from the coding sequence ATGGCCCCGCAGATCAGCCTCGACTTCGCCGCCGAGTGCGCGGCCCATCCTGCCCTGGCGAGCTTCCACCCCGTGGTGCGTCGCTGGTTCGCCGAGCGACTGGGCGAGCCCACCCGTCCTCAAATCGAGGGCTGGCCCCTCATCCAGGCGGGGCACGACGTGCTCATCGCCGCGCCCACCGGCTCCGGCAAGACGCTCACCGCGTTCCTCGCCGCGCTCGACTCGCTGTTCCGGCTCGCGCTGGAGGGGGGCCTGGAGGACCGCACCCAGGTGCTCTACGTGTCGCCGCTCAAGGCCCTGGGCAACGACGTGCAGAAGAACCTCCTCCAACCCCTGGAGGAGCTGCTCTCGCGCGCCCGAGGCGAGGGCTACACCCCGCGCGAGCTGCGCGTGCAGGTGCGCAGCGGTGACACGCCCGCGTCCGAGCGCGCGCAGATGGTGCGCCGCCCTCCGCACATCCTCATCACCACGCCGGAGTCGCTCTACCTCTACCTCACCGCCGAGCGCGCCCGCGCCACGCTCAAGGGCGTGCGCACCGTCATCGTGGACGAAATCCACGCGCTCGCCCGCGACAAGCGCGGCAGCCACTTCACGCTGTCCATGGAGCGGCTCAAGGCCCTCACCGAGGTGCGCCCGCAGCTCATCGGCCTGTCCGCCACGCAGAAGCCGCTGGACGCCATCGCCGGCTTCCTCACCGGCTCGAGCCACCGTCAGTGCCGCAAGGTCGAGGTGGGCCACCTGCGTCCGTGGGACTTGACGCTCGAGATTCCGGACGCCGAGCTGTCCTCGCTGGCGACCCACGAGATGTGGGGCCAGGTCTATGATCGGCTCATCGCGCTGACGGCCTCGCACCGCACGACGCTCATCTTCGTCAACACGCGCAAGATGGCCGAGCGCGTGGCGCATGACTTGGGCGAGCGGCTGGGCGAAGGACTCGTCGCGGCCCACCACGGCAGCATGTCGCGCGAAATCCGACTGGCCGCCGAGGAGAAGCTCAAGGACGGCCGCCTGCGGGTGATGGTGGCCACCGCGTCGCTGGAGCTCGGTATCGACGTGGGCAACGTGGACCTGGTCGTGCAGCTGGGCACCACGAAGGCCATCTCCGTGCTGCTCCAGCGCGTGGGCCGCGCCGGTCACCACAAGGCCGCCATCTCCAAGGGCATCCTGTTCGCGATGACGCGCGACGAGCTGGTGGAGTGCGCCGCGCTCCTCAACGCCGTGCGCGAGGGTGACCTGGACCGGGTCATCATGCCGGAGAAGCCGCTCGACGTGCTGGCCCAGCAGGTGGTGGCCGCGTGCGCGTGCGAGGAGTGGGACGAGCGCGCGCTCTTCAGCCTCTTCCAACGCGCGTACCCGTACCGCGACCTCACCTGGGAGGAGTACCAGGGTGTGCTCGAGGTGCTGTCGGAGGGCATCAGCGACCGCCGCGGCCGCGCGGGCATCCACCTGCACAGAGACCGGGTGAATCAGCGCCTCAAGGGCCGCCGGGGCGTGCGCATCACCGCGCTCACCAATGGCGGCGCCATCCCGGACACCTTCACCTTCAGCGTCACCGCCCAGCCCGAGGGCAAGGTGGTGGGCACGCTGGACGAGGACTTCGCGGTGGAGTCCTCGCCCGGGGACGTGTTCCTGCTGGGCAGCACCGCGTGGCGCATCCAGCGGGTGATGGGCAGCACGGTGATGGTGGAGGACGCGCGGGGCGCCGCGCCCAACGTGCCCTTCTGGCGCGGCGAGGCGCCTGGGCGCACCGACGAGCTGTCGCTCCAGGTGGGGCGGCTGCGCGAGGACCTGCTCGCGCGTGAGGACGCGCAGGGCTTCCTGGAGAAGGAGCTGCGCATGTCCCCGCCCGCGGTGGACGCGCTGCTCGGCTACCTGCGGCTGGGGCGCAAGATGCTGGACGCGCTGCCCAGCCACAACCTCATCGTCGCCGAGCGCTTCTTCGACGAGGCGGGCGGCATGCAGCTCATCATCCACGCGCCCTTCGGCAGCCGCATCAACCGGGCCTGGGGGCTGGCGCTGCGCAAGCGCTTCTGCCGCTCGTTCGACTTCGAGCTCCAGGCGGCGGCGACGGAGGACGGCATCCTCCTGTCGCTGGGCGAGCAGCACTCGTTCCCGCTGTCGGACATCTTCGACTTCCTCCACCCCGAGCACGTGGAGGAGGTGCTGGTGCAGGCGGTGCTCCAGTCGCCGCTGTTCGGCACGCGCTTCCGCTGGGTGGCCACGCGGGCGCTCGCGCTCCACCGGATGATGGGCGGCAAGCGCGTGGCGCCCAACCTCCAGCGCGCGCGCAGCGAGGACCTGCTGGCCGCGGTGTTCCCCGCGCAGGTGGGCTGTCAGGACAACCACGGCGGCGCGGACGTCGAGCTGCCGAACCACCCGCTGGTGAAGCAGACGATGGATGACTGTCTGCACGAGGCCATGGACGTGGAGGGGCTGCGCGAGGTGCTCCGGCGCATGCGCGACGGCCGCATCCGCCTGGAGGCCCGCGACGTGCCGGAGCCGAGCGTCTTCGCGCACGCGATGATTCACAGCCAGCCCTACACCTTCCTGGACGACGCCCCGGCGGAGGAGCGCCGTGTGCGCAACGTGGCCCTGCGCCGCGCCATGCCCGCCGAGGACGCGGCCGCCTTCGGCGCGCTGGACGCCACGGCCATCGCCACGGTCGTGGAGGATGCCGCGCCGCCGATGCGCGACGAGGACGAGCTGCACGACCTGCTCCTCCAGTGGGTGCTGGTACGGGACACGGAGGTCCCCCGGGGGCTCGCCGAGCCGCTGTTCCAGCAGGGGCGCGTGTCGTGGTTGACGCTCCCCGGCGGGCGCTTCCTGGTCGCGGCCGAGCGGGGCAGCGCGGTGCGAGCGCTGTTCCCGGACGCGGTGACCCAGCCGCCGCTCCCGGTGTTGGAGCACGACCGGCCGGTGGAGCGCGAGGCCGCGGTGCTCCAGGTGGTGCGCGGGCGCATGGAGAACGTGGGGCCCGTCACGGTGGCGGAGCTGTCGCGCCTGTGCGAGCTGAACGAGGACGAGGTCAACGCGGCCATGCATCAGCTGGAGATGCAGGGCACGGTGCTGCGAGGCCGCTTCCGTCCGCTGGAGCAGCCGCTGGCGCCGGGCGAGACGCCGCCGTTGGAGTGGTGTGACCGGCGTCTGCTCCAGCGCATCCACCGGATGACGGTGGGCCGGCTGCGCCGCGAAATCGAGCCGCTGAGCGCGCGCGACTTCATGCGCTTCCTCTTCCGGTGGCATCACCTGGAGGACGTGGACTCGCTGCGCGGCTCCTCGGGCCTGCTCAAGGCGGTGCGCCTGCTCCAGGGCTACGAGGCGCCGGCCTCCGCGTGGGAGCGCTTCCTGTTGCCCGCGCGCATGCGCGGCTACACGCCTGACCTCTTGGAGCGCGCGTGCTACGGCGGCGAGGTGGCGTGGGGCCGGCTGACGATGAAGGAACCCAAGCCCGTGGCGGGGCCGCGTCGTGGCGCGCCCGTGACGCCGGAGCCGGAGCCCGCCCCCACGCGCTCCAGGGCCTCGCCCACGCGCAACGCGCCGCTCACCTTCGCCCTGCGCGAGGATTTGGAGTGGATGCTCGTCGCGGCCCGGCCCCACGCGGTGCTGGCGGACGGGGACGTGTGGACGCCGCCCGACCTCAGCGTCGCCGCGAAGGACGTGGTGTCGGTGCTGGAGCGGCGGGGCGCGTGCTTCTTCCAGGACCTGGTGTCGCGCGCGCGCCGGCTGCCGGCCGAAATCGAGGACGCGCTGTGGGAGCTCGTGGCGCGCGGCCTGGTGACGGCGGACGCGGTGCAGAACCTGCGCGTGCTCCAGAGCCCCGCGCACCGCAAGCGCCAGAAGCTGCTCCAGCGCGGAGGTCCGGGACGCTGGAGCCTCTTGGCGCCCGCGGAGCCGAAGACGTCGGACGAGGTGATGGACTCGCTGGCGCGCCTGTTCCTCCAGCGCTACGGCATCGTCTGGCGGGATTTGGTGATGCGCGAAGCGCTGGCGCCCACGTGGCGCGAGCTGCTCTTCGTGTACCGGCGCATGGAGGCGCGGGGCGAGGTGCGGGGCGGTCGCTTCGTGGCGGGCTTCGTCGGTGAACAGTTCGCGCTGCCGGAGGCGGTGGACACGGCGCGCGCGGTGCGCCGTCAGCCTCCGTCCGGCGTGCGAGTGCAGATTTCGGGAGTGGACCCTCTGAACCTGACGGGTGTGGTGACGCCGGGGCCGCGAGTGCCCGCGCTGCCGGGGAACGTCGTGACGTACATCGACGGTGTCCCCGGAGATGTGAACGCCCTGGCGGATGAGGCCGAATCGAACGTTCGGGAGGACACGGACGACGACGAGGTCGCGCAGGCGAGCTGA
- a CDS encoding DUF420 domain-containing protein, whose protein sequence is MSNVSSAPLPPRVSDRAFYVFTGVVSVAALAFIGWILMGRRGATVEGVDLRFLPAVNASLNATAAALLIAGWVAIKQGARRVHQYLMVSAFAASALFLVCYLAYHYVHGDTRYVGDFRGLYLCILASHVLLSMGVVPMALAAFYFVWRKDFTRHRKVTRWLAPIWVYVSVTGVVVFFMLRGSVPSMP, encoded by the coding sequence ATGTCGAACGTCAGCTCCGCTCCGCTTCCGCCCCGGGTGAGTGACCGGGCCTTCTATGTCTTCACCGGTGTCGTGTCCGTGGCGGCCCTGGCGTTCATCGGCTGGATTCTGATGGGCCGACGCGGCGCCACGGTGGAGGGCGTGGATCTGCGCTTCCTGCCGGCGGTCAACGCGAGCCTCAACGCGACGGCGGCGGCGCTGCTCATCGCCGGGTGGGTGGCCATCAAGCAGGGCGCGCGGCGGGTGCACCAGTACCTCATGGTGTCGGCCTTCGCGGCGTCCGCGCTGTTCCTGGTGTGCTACCTCGCCTACCACTACGTGCACGGCGACACGCGCTACGTGGGCGACTTCCGCGGGCTGTACCTGTGCATCCTGGCCAGCCACGTGCTGTTGTCCATGGGCGTGGTGCCGATGGCGCTCGCGGCCTTCTACTTCGTGTGGCGCAAGGACTTCACGCGGCACCGCAAGGTGACGCGGTGGCTGGCGCCCATCTGGGTGTACGTGTCGGTGACGGGCGTGGTGGTGTTCTTCATGCTGCGCGGCAGCGTGCCGTCCATGCCCTGA
- a CDS encoding immunity 53 family protein, translating to MDVLAELQAWMASHCDGEWEHQYGVTIDTLDNPGWSVKIDLKDTKLLGVAFEEKTVDRSEKDWLACRVREATFEGYGGVFNLREILEVFLGWANASGAVPRPT from the coding sequence ATGGATGTGCTGGCGGAGCTTCAGGCGTGGATGGCCTCTCACTGCGATGGCGAGTGGGAGCACCAGTACGGAGTGACCATCGACACCCTCGACAACCCAGGTTGGTCGGTGAAGATCGACTTGAAGGACACGAAGCTGCTCGGAGTCGCCTTCGAGGAGAAGACGGTCGACAGGTCCGAGAAAGACTGGCTCGCCTGCCGTGTCAGGGAGGCCACCTTCGAAGGGTACGGGGGCGTCTTCAATCTCCGGGAGATTCTCGAGGTCTTCCTGGGTTGGGCCAACGCGTCAGGGGCAGTGCCTCGCCCGACGTGA
- a CDS encoding metallophosphoesterase family protein: MRIQTLHPTPCQSWPYQSAAPRGGSETVFFPLLRGTVDVLPEDVSALLVLSDLQGVAPHALHDGAVALLGEVLADELALLGELGELPHPSTIGVVLAGDLFSEPGANVRGASGDVRSVWLAFASHFRWVVGVAGNHDTFGGAREQTRFQQRPGVNLLDGEVVELDGLKVGGVGGIIGHAGKPGRREESQYLRHLVDVLRTGPDVLVLHQGPDVEGTRLRGSPVIREAVEMAPGSLVICGHAHWDEPLATLPSGTQVLNVDSRAVLLERAAAAH; this comes from the coding sequence ATGCGAATCCAGACGCTTCATCCGACGCCGTGTCAAAGCTGGCCTTATCAATCCGCCGCGCCCCGGGGAGGCTCCGAGACGGTGTTCTTCCCGCTGCTGCGGGGCACCGTGGACGTGCTGCCCGAGGATGTCTCGGCGCTCCTCGTGCTCTCCGACCTCCAGGGCGTCGCGCCCCATGCGCTGCACGACGGCGCGGTGGCGCTGCTCGGTGAGGTGCTCGCCGACGAGCTGGCGCTCCTCGGAGAATTGGGTGAGCTGCCGCATCCGAGCACCATCGGCGTGGTGCTGGCCGGTGACCTCTTCTCCGAACCGGGCGCGAATGTGCGCGGGGCCTCCGGCGACGTGCGCTCGGTGTGGCTCGCGTTCGCCTCCCACTTCCGCTGGGTGGTGGGCGTGGCCGGCAACCACGACACCTTCGGCGGCGCGCGCGAACAGACGCGCTTCCAGCAGCGCCCCGGCGTCAACCTGCTCGACGGCGAGGTGGTGGAGCTGGACGGACTGAAGGTGGGCGGCGTGGGCGGCATCATCGGACACGCGGGCAAGCCGGGCCGCCGCGAGGAGTCCCAGTACCTGCGTCATCTCGTCGACGTGCTGCGCACGGGGCCGGACGTCCTGGTGCTGCATCAGGGGCCGGACGTCGAGGGCACACGCCTGCGCGGCAGCCCCGTCATCCGCGAGGCCGTGGAGATGGCCCCGGGCTCGCTGGTCATCTGTGGCCACGCCCACTGGGACGAGCCGCTCGCCACGCTGCCGAGCGGCACGCAGGTCCTCAACGTCGACAGCCGCGCGGTGCTGCTGGAGCGCGCGGCGGCGGCGCACTGA
- a CDS encoding S8 family peptidase — protein MRRAWLVGLWLLLSVSACDESKGGGSPDAGTDPNKGTVTGTLTPFRSNEQSTEGGASRELKLPFGKSVANRLAEQIQSARAQSSRRARLEQTDPELPIIPAPLGPPPLSRVPDEDPTIPGDVVVRFEESSVSPERVLATAKVPGYRAVHKGHASEHLHLVGFEAEDGHVVTADETRELVSRLAALPGVRFTDRNLRMHKLAVPNDKGYSLQWHYAALNLPAAWDVESDATGVVVAVIDTGIVAHPDLDGHVVPGYDMISDPANAGDSNGRDADPQDEGGDMPSGGSSWHGSHVAGTVAAMTNNGFGVAGVAWNARILPVRVLGRQGGASFDIAAAITWATGGSVPGVSQSPAVAAKVVNLSLGGTAPPQRLYQDAIDAAVARGATIVVAAGNENMAASDSTPCNQQQVICVGATGLSGRRSSYSNYGSGVDVVAAGGEMVEDLNGDGYADGVLSTVLDDNRQPAYSFSQGTSMASPHVAGIVALMHAHSGGTLTHVQAESILKSTATPVTGSQCPGGCGAGLVNAQAALRQVANTDPTTVPPQLSVSTSTLFFQGTETQHLTLSNIGGRQGGELVVTASVDGAARAAVSFPGGTTKTVSAYSSTSFDVAVNTAGLADGDYLATLNLVGSGGAGSATVALKISVGVAAGRDAIIAFLWQDDLTGEWETDRDSLTPVSAARGYAYSISLVPRTYFTLATIDEDDDGNLFEDGELTGFWRNVDSLEPIDVTARSTTRDIDFALLPLAPIDDDPSLQVGAPCSLDSECGEGICNTNFPGGYCTLQCNSTACPAGSKCYVVNSLTGLKSCLDSCSREIGTGQGDCRSQYRCYSDGTGIGACQPSCLGTGLSCAAPATCRSDGFCR, from the coding sequence ATGCGTCGTGCATGGCTCGTGGGGTTGTGGCTGCTGCTGTCCGTCAGTGCGTGTGACGAGAGCAAGGGGGGCGGAAGCCCCGACGCCGGCACGGACCCCAACAAGGGCACCGTCACGGGGACGCTGACGCCCTTCCGCAGCAACGAGCAGTCCACGGAGGGCGGCGCCTCGCGCGAGCTGAAGCTGCCCTTCGGCAAGTCGGTGGCGAACCGGCTGGCGGAGCAGATTCAGAGCGCCCGGGCCCAGTCCTCGCGCCGCGCCAGGCTGGAGCAGACGGACCCGGAGCTGCCCATCATCCCCGCGCCGCTGGGGCCGCCGCCGCTGTCGCGCGTGCCCGACGAGGACCCGACCATCCCCGGTGACGTCGTCGTGCGCTTCGAGGAGTCCTCCGTCTCCCCCGAGCGTGTGCTCGCCACCGCGAAGGTCCCCGGCTATCGCGCCGTGCACAAGGGGCACGCCAGCGAGCACCTGCACCTGGTGGGCTTCGAGGCCGAGGACGGCCACGTGGTGACGGCGGACGAGACGCGGGAGCTGGTGTCGCGGCTCGCGGCGCTGCCCGGGGTGCGCTTCACGGACCGCAACCTGCGGATGCACAAGCTCGCGGTGCCGAACGACAAGGGCTACAGCCTCCAGTGGCACTACGCCGCGCTCAACCTGCCGGCGGCGTGGGATGTCGAGTCGGACGCCACGGGCGTGGTGGTGGCGGTCATCGACACCGGCATCGTCGCGCACCCGGACCTCGACGGCCACGTGGTGCCCGGCTACGACATGATTTCAGACCCGGCCAACGCGGGGGACAGCAACGGCCGTGACGCCGACCCCCAGGACGAGGGCGGGGACATGCCGTCGGGTGGTTCGTCGTGGCACGGCTCGCACGTGGCGGGCACGGTGGCCGCGATGACGAACAACGGCTTCGGCGTGGCGGGCGTGGCCTGGAACGCGCGCATCCTCCCGGTGCGCGTGCTGGGCCGGCAGGGTGGCGCCAGCTTCGACATCGCGGCGGCCATCACCTGGGCCACGGGTGGCTCGGTGCCCGGCGTCTCCCAGTCGCCCGCGGTGGCCGCGAAGGTGGTGAACCTGAGCCTGGGTGGCACCGCGCCGCCGCAGCGGCTCTACCAGGACGCCATCGACGCCGCCGTCGCGCGGGGCGCCACCATCGTCGTGGCCGCGGGCAACGAGAACATGGCCGCCTCCGACAGCACCCCCTGCAACCAGCAGCAGGTCATCTGCGTGGGCGCCACGGGCTTGTCTGGTCGTCGCAGCAGCTACTCCAACTACGGCTCGGGCGTGGACGTGGTGGCCGCGGGCGGAGAGATGGTCGAGGACCTCAACGGAGACGGCTACGCGGACGGCGTGCTCTCCACCGTGCTGGATGACAACCGTCAGCCCGCGTACTCCTTCTCGCAGGGCACCAGCATGGCGTCGCCGCACGTGGCGGGCATCGTGGCGCTGATGCACGCGCACTCGGGCGGGACGCTGACGCATGTGCAGGCGGAGAGCATCCTGAAGTCCACCGCCACGCCCGTCACCGGCTCGCAGTGTCCGGGAGGCTGCGGCGCGGGCCTGGTCAACGCGCAGGCGGCGCTCCGGCAGGTGGCGAACACGGACCCGACCACCGTTCCTCCGCAGCTGAGCGTGTCCACCTCCACGCTGTTCTTCCAGGGGACGGAGACGCAGCACCTCACCTTGAGCAACATCGGCGGACGTCAGGGCGGGGAGCTGGTGGTGACGGCCTCCGTCGACGGCGCGGCCCGCGCGGCGGTGTCTTTCCCCGGGGGAACCACGAAGACGGTGTCGGCGTACAGCTCGACGTCGTTCGACGTGGCGGTGAACACGGCGGGGCTGGCGGATGGGGACTACCTGGCCACGTTGAACCTGGTGGGCTCGGGCGGGGCGGGCTCGGCCACGGTGGCGCTGAAAATCTCGGTAGGTGTCGCCGCGGGCCGCGATGCCATCATCGCGTTCCTCTGGCAGGACGACCTCACCGGTGAGTGGGAGACGGACCGCGACTCGCTCACCCCCGTCTCCGCGGCGCGCGGCTACGCGTACTCCATCTCGCTGGTGCCCCGGACGTACTTCACGCTGGCGACCATCGACGAGGACGACGACGGCAACCTCTTCGAGGACGGCGAGCTCACCGGCTTCTGGCGCAACGTCGACTCGCTGGAGCCCATCGACGTGACGGCCCGCTCGACGACGCGCGACATCGACTTCGCGCTGCTCCCGCTGGCGCCCATCGACGATGACCCCTCGCTCCAGGTGGGCGCGCCGTGCTCGCTCGACTCGGAGTGCGGCGAGGGCATCTGCAACACGAACTTCCCGGGCGGCTACTGCACGCTCCAGTGCAACTCGACGGCGTGCCCCGCGGGCTCGAAGTGCTACGTCGTGAACTCGTTGACGGGCTTGAAGAGCTGCCTGGACAGCTGCTCGCGGGAGATTGGCACGGGGCAGGGTGACTGCCGCTCGCAGTACCGCTGCTACAGCGACGGCACCGGCATCGGCGCGTGTCAGCCGAGCTGCCTCGGGACGGGCCTCAGCTGCGCCGCCCCGGCCACCTGCCGCTCCGACGGCTTCTGCCGCTGA